One window of the Felis catus isolate Fca126 chromosome E3, F.catus_Fca126_mat1.0, whole genome shotgun sequence genome contains the following:
- the ALDOA gene encoding fructose-bisphosphate aldolase A, producing the protein MPYQYPALTPEQKKELSDIAHRIVAPGKGILAADESTGSIAKRLQSIGTENTEENRRFYRQLLLTADDRVNPCIGGVILFHETLYQKTDDGRPFPQVIKSKGGVVGIKVDKGVVPLAGTNGETTTQGLDGLSERCAQYKKDGADFAKWRCVLKIGEHTPSALAIMENANVLARYASICQQNGIVPIVEPEILPDGDHDLKRCQYVTEKVLAAVYKALSDHHIYLEGTLLKPNMVTPGHACTHKYSHEEIAMATVTALRRTVPPAVTGITFLSGGQSEEEASINLNAINKCPLLKPWALTFSYGRALQASALKAWGGKKENLKAAQEEYVKRALANSLACQGKYTPSGQAGAAASESLFISNHAY; encoded by the exons ATGCCCTACCAATACCCAGCGCTGACGCCAGAGCAGAAGAAGGAGCTCTCTGACATCGCTCACCGCATTGTGGCTCCGGGCAAGGGCATCCTGGCTGCAGATGAGTCCACTG GGAGCATTGCCAAGCGGCTGCAGTCCATCGGCACCGAGAACACTGAGGAGAACCGGCGCTTCTACCGCCAGCTGCTGCTGACTGCCGACGACCGTGTGAATCCCTGCATTGGGGGTGTCATCCTCTTCCATGAGACACTGTACCAGAAGACAGACGATGGCCGCCCCTTCCCCCAAGTCATCAAATCCAAGGGCGGTGTTGTGGGCATCAAG gtgGACAAGGGCGTGGTACCCCTGGCAGGAACGAACGGCGAGACTACCACCCAAG GGCTGGATGGGCTGTCTGAGCGCTGTGCCCAGTACAAGAAGGACGGAGCCGACTTTGCCAAGTGGCGCTGTGTGCTGAAGATTGGGGAACACACCCCCTCAGCCCTTGCCATCATGGAAAACGCCAACGTGCTGGCCCGTTATGCCAGCATCTGCCAGCAG AATGGCATCGTGCCCATCGTGGAGCCCGAGATCCTCCCTGATGGGGACCATGACTTGAAGCGCTGTCAGTATGTAACCGAGAAG GTGCTGGCTGCTGTCTACAAGGCTCTGAGTGACCACCACATCTACCTGGAAGGCACTTTGCTGAAGCCCAATATGGTAACCCCAGGCCACGCCTGCACCCATAAATACTCTCATGAGGAGATTGCCATGGCAACTGTCACAGCTCTGCGCCGCACGGTGCCCCCCGCTGTCACTG GGATCACCTTCCTGTCTGGAGGCCAGAGTGAGGAGGAGGCTTCCATCAACCTCAACGCCATCAACAAATGCCCCCTGCTGAAGCCGTGGGCCCTGACCTTCTCCTATGGCCGAGCCCTGCAGGCTTCTGCCCTGAAGGCCTGGGGTGGAAAGAAGGAGAACCTGAAGGCTGCCCAGGAGGAGTATGTCAAGCGAGCCCTG GCCAACAGCCTCGCTTGCCAAGGAAAGTACACCCCAAGTGGTCAGGCTGGGGCCGCAGCCAGCGAGTCTCTCTTCATCTCTAACCATGCCTACTAA
- the PPP4C gene encoding serine/threonine-protein phosphatase 4 catalytic subunit, whose amino-acid sequence MAEISDLDRQIEQLRRCELIKESEVKALCAKAREILVEESNVQRVDSPVTVCGDIHGQFYDLKELFRVGGDVPETNYLFMGDFVDRGFYSVETFLLLLALKVRYPDRITLIRGNHESRQITQVYGFYDECLRKYGSVTVWRYCTEIFDYLSLSAIIDGKIFCVHGGLSPSIQTLDQIRTIDRKQEVPHDGPMCDLLWSDPEDTTGWGVSPRGAGYLFGSDVVAQFNAANDIDMICRAHQLVMEGYKWHFNETVLTVWSAPNYCYRCGNVAAILELDEHLQKDFIIFEAAPQETRGIPSKKPVADYFL is encoded by the exons ATGGCGGAGATCAGCGACCTGGACCGGCAGATCGAGCAACTGCGGCGCTGCGAGCTCATCAAAGAGAGCGAAGTCAAGGCCCTGTGCGCTAAGGCCAG AGAGATCTTGGTAGAGGAGAGCAACGTACAGAGGGTGGACTCGCCAGTCACA GTATGCGGCGACATCCACGGGCAATTCTATGACCTCAAGGAGCTGTTCAGA gtggGTGGCGACGTCCCTGAGACCAACTACCTCTTCATGGGGGACTTTGTGGATCGTGGTTTCTACAGCGTCGAAACGTTCCTCCTGCTGCTGGCACTTAAG GTTCGCTATCCTGACCGAATCACCCTGATCCGGGGCAACCACGAAAGCCGCCAGATCACCCAGGTCTACGGCTTCTACGACGAGTGTCTGCGCAAATATGGCTCGGTGACCGTGTGGCGTTACTGCACTGAGATCTTTGACTACCTCAGCCTGTCGGCCATCATCGATGGCAAG ATCTTCTGCGTGCATGGGGGCCTCTCCCCCTCTATCCAGACCCTGGACCAGATCCGGACGATTGACCGAAAGCAAGAAGTGCCCCATGACGGGCCCATGTGTGACCTGCTCTGGTCTGACCCTGAAG ACACAACAGGCTGGGGCGTGAGCCCCCGTGGGGCTGGCTACCTGTTTGGCAGTGACGTGGTGGCCCAGTTTAATGCAGCCAACGACATTGACATGATCTGTCGCGCCCACCAACTGGTGATGGAAGGTTATAAGTGGCACTTCAATGAGACTGTGCTCACTGTGTGGTCGGCTCCCAACTACTGCTACCG CTGTGGGAatgtggcagccatcttggagCTAGATGAGCATCTCCAGAAAGATTTCATCATCTTCGAGGCTGCGCCCCAAGAGACCCGGGGCATCCCCTCCAAGAAACCCGTGGCCGATTACTTCCTGTGa
- the TBX6 gene encoding T-box transcription factor TBX6 codes for MYHPRELYPSLGTGYRLGPPQPGADSSFPPALAEGYRYPDLDTPKLDCFLSGIEAAPCTLAAPPPLPPLPPALGTEPAPPAPDALHSLPGVSLSLENRELWKEFNSVGTEMIITKAGRRMFPACRISVTGLDPEARYLFLLDVVPVDGARYRWQGRRWEPSGKAEPRLPDRVYIHPDSPATGAHWMRQPVSFHRVKLTNSTLDPHGHLILHSMHKYQPRIHLVRAAQLCSQHWGGVASFRFPETTFISVTAYQNPRITQLKIAANPFAKGFRENGRNCKRERDARVKRKLRGPEPVATETYGSGDAPGGPCDSTLGGDVRESDPEQAPAPREAAQAPAPPCGGSSAEAYLLHPAAFHGAPSHLPTRNPSFPEAADSGRPAPYSAAFLELQPGPGGSGYPAAAPPAPFASHFLQGGPFPLPYPGPGAYLDVGSKPMY; via the exons ATGTACCATCCACGAGAGTTGTACCCCTCCCTGGGGACAGGCTACCGCCTTGGGCCCCCCCAGCCGGGAGCAGATTCCAGCTTCCCGCCTGCTCTGGCAGAGGGCTACCGCTACCCTG ATCTGGACACTCCCAAATTGGATTGCTTCCTCTCCGGGATTGAGGCTGCTCCCTGCACCTTGgccgctcccccacccctgcccccgctgcccccagccctgggcactgAGCCggcccccccagccccagacGCCCTTCATTCGCTCCCTGGAGTCAGCCTGAGCCTGGAGAACCGGGAGCTGTGGAAAGAGTTCAATTCCGTGGGAACAGAGATGATCATCACCAAAGCTGGGAG GCGCATGTTCCCTGCTTGCCGAATATCAGTCACTGGGCTGGACCCCGAGGCCCGCTACCTGTTTCTCCTGGATGTGGTTCCAGTGGATGGGGCTCGCTACCGCTGGCAGGGCCGGCGCTGGGAGCCCAGTGGCAAGGCCGAGCCCCGCCTGCCCGACCGCGTCTACATTCACCCTGACTCTCCTGCCACCGGTGCCCACTGGATGCGGCAGCCCGTGTCTTTCCATCGTGTCAAGCTCACCAACAGCACGCTGGACCCCCATGGCCAT CTGATCTTGCACTCCATGCACAAGTACCAGCCCCGCATACACCTGGTGCGGGCAGCCCAGCTTTGCAGCCAACACTGGGGGGGCGTTGCCTCCTTCCGCTTTCCCGAGACCACATTCATCTCTGTGACAGCCTATCAGAACCCGCGG ATCACACAACTGAAGATCGCAGCCAATCCCTTTGCCAAGGGCTTCCGGGAGAATGGCAGAAACTGTAAGAG GGAGCGAGATGCCCGtgtgaagaggaaactgaggggcCCAGAGCCAGTGGCCACAGAGACCTATGGGAGTGGAG aTGCACCAGGGGGCCCCTGTGATTCCACACTGGGGGGGGACGTCCGTGAGTCAGATCCCGAGCAGGCCCCAGCCCCCCGCGAAGCGGCCCAGGCCCCGGCTCCTCCGTGTGGCGGCTCCAGTGCCGAAGCCTACCTTCTACACCCTGCCGCTTTCCACGGGGCTCCCAGTCACCTTCCAACCAG GAACCCCAGCTTCCCTGAGGCTGCGGACTCAGGGCGCCCGGCCCCCTACTCGGCCGCATTCCTGGAGCTGCAGCCTGGGCCCGGGGGCTCAGGATACCCAGCAgctgcacccccagcccccttcgCCTCGCACTTCCTCCAGGGgggccccttcccccttccctaccCCGGCCCTGGGGCTTACCTGGACGTGGGCTCCAAACCTATGTACTGA
- the YPEL3 gene encoding protein yippee-like 3 gives MQIIMAIISPGTCVQTPNPEPGLAPQILAPSRTAGGQKGDETRAAGLSGWLAGRSRISGPAGARSRGKGSRGLRWPRCDAPPHLHAARRLATAAAGTRGRPPPPPAAAAAAAGLGVNKSRRLRTRAGGDGAHQERPPLPGQATSADRAPARPGEALGSLCSPWAAPRVGPLPPAPAMVRISKPKTFQAYLDDCHRRYSCAHCRAHLANHDDLISKSFQGSQGRAYLFNSVVNVGCGPAEERVLLTGLHAVADIHCENCKTTLGWKYEQAFESSQKYKEGKYIIELNHMIKDNGWD, from the exons ATGCAGATAATTATGGCTATTATCTCCCCGGGGACGTGCGTCCAGACACCTAACCCCGAGCCAGGTCTGGCACCGCAGATCCTCGCCCCTTCAAGGACCGCGGGAGGCCAGAAGGGCGACGAGACCCGGGCCGCGGGGCTGTCTGGCTGGCTTGCGGGCCGCAGCCGCATTTCCGGGCCGGCCGGAGCCcggagcagggggaagggcagccGAGGCCTGCGCTGGCCGCGGTGTGACGCGCCCCCTCATTTGCATGCGGCGCGCCGATTGGCCACGGCGGCCGCCGGGACCAGAggccggccccctccccctcccgccgcAGCGGCGGCAGCAGCTGGTCTCGGTGTAAACAAGTCGCGGCGGCTGCGAACCCGGGCCGGGGGGGACGGCGCCCACCAGGAGCGCCCCCCACTCCCAGGCCAGGCCACCTCGGCGGACCGGGCCCCCGCGCGCCCAGGCGAG GCACTGGGCTCCCTCTGCTCCCCGTGGGCCGCTCCCCGGGTGGGGCCACTGCCCCCGGCCCCCGCCATGGTGCGTATTTCAAAGCCCAAGACGTTTCAGGCCTACTTGGATGATTGTCACCGGAGGTATAGCTGTGCCCACTGCCGCGCTCACCTGGCCAACCACGACGACCTCATCTCCAAG TCCTTCCAGGGCAGTCAGGGGCGTGCCTACCTCTTCAACTCTGT GGTGAACGTGGGCTGCGGGCCAGCCGAGGAACGGGTACTGCTGACAGGCCTCCATGCTGTGGCTGACATCCACTGCGAGAACTGCAAGACGACTTTGGGCTGGAAATAT GAACAGGCCTTCGAGAGCAGCCAGAAGTACAAAGAGGGGAAGTACATCATTGAACTCAACCACATGATCAAAGACAACGGCTGGGACTGA